One window from the genome of Streptomyces sp. NBC_00708 encodes:
- the hrpB gene encoding ATP-dependent helicase HrpB — MIRTDALDRLPVRTAVPALRKALDDRGVAVLCAPPGTGKTTLVPLALAGLTGEGPVRRVVVAEPRRIAARAAARRMAWLLGERTGARVGFTVRGERVVGPDTVVEVVTTGVLLQRLQRDQELAGVDAVIIDECHERHLDADTVAAFLLDVREAIRPDLRLVAASATTDAEGWARLLGDAPVVEARGVSYPVEVVWAPPAVPVRPPHGMRVDPALLGHVAAVVRRALAERDGDVLCFLPGVGEIGRVAGQLAGVAAEVLQVHGRAPAAVQDAVLAGSSEGRRVVLATSVAESSLTVPGVRTVVDSGLAREPRTDHARGLSALTTVRASQAAGRQRAGRAGREAPGTVYRCWDRAEDGRLARFPSPEIRVADLTAFALQAACWGDPDASGLALLDAPPEGAMAAAREVLAAVGAVGPDGRVTERGVRMSRLGLHPRLARALLDGAAEVGGRRAAEVVALLSEEPPRAYGDDLAAALRTARRGQDTYAGRWRQEVRRLSSSSKGEGGGRPVADDTAVGLVAALAFPERVARARGGGAFLMASGTGAEPGEGSGLRGASWLAVAVADRPAHAASARVRLAAVVDEDTARLAAGHLRFAGEEVRWDGRDVVARRVERLGAVELAARPLKQPDPALVREALVEGLRREGPGLLRWSRDAGQLRERLAFLHRVLGEPWPDVSDGALLADPGAWLEPELSRARRRSDLAAIDAGQALRRLLPWATGEAVRLDELAPERIGVPSGSRIRVEYGGDQPVLAVKLQELFGLQETPAVAGVPVLVHLLSPAGRPAAVTADLASFWREGYKAVRAELRGRYPKHPWPQDPTTVEATRFTKARPKRD; from the coding sequence GTGATCCGCACCGACGCCCTCGACCGGCTGCCCGTCCGCACCGCCGTGCCCGCCCTGCGGAAGGCGCTCGACGACCGCGGGGTCGCGGTGCTGTGCGCACCCCCCGGCACCGGCAAGACCACCCTCGTCCCGCTCGCCCTGGCCGGGCTGACCGGGGAGGGCCCCGTACGCCGGGTCGTCGTCGCCGAACCCCGCCGGATCGCCGCCCGCGCGGCTGCCCGGCGCATGGCCTGGCTGCTGGGCGAGCGGACCGGCGCACGCGTCGGGTTCACCGTGCGCGGCGAGCGGGTGGTGGGCCCGGACACCGTGGTGGAGGTCGTCACCACCGGGGTGCTGCTCCAGCGGCTCCAGCGCGACCAGGAGCTGGCCGGGGTGGACGCGGTGATCATCGACGAGTGCCATGAGCGCCATCTCGACGCGGACACGGTGGCCGCCTTCCTGCTGGACGTGCGCGAGGCGATCCGCCCCGATCTGCGGCTGGTGGCGGCGTCCGCGACGACGGACGCGGAGGGCTGGGCCCGGCTGCTGGGCGATGCCCCGGTCGTCGAGGCGCGGGGCGTGTCGTATCCGGTGGAGGTGGTGTGGGCCCCGCCGGCCGTGCCGGTCCGGCCGCCGCACGGGATGAGGGTCGATCCGGCGCTGCTGGGCCATGTCGCCGCCGTAGTGCGGCGGGCGCTCGCGGAGCGGGACGGCGACGTGCTGTGCTTCCTGCCCGGGGTCGGCGAAATCGGCCGCGTGGCGGGCCAGTTGGCGGGCGTCGCGGCCGAAGTGCTCCAGGTGCACGGGCGGGCGCCGGCGGCGGTGCAGGACGCGGTGCTGGCCGGCTCCTCCGAGGGGCGACGGGTGGTCCTGGCGACCTCGGTGGCGGAGTCGTCGCTGACGGTCCCCGGGGTGCGGACGGTCGTCGACTCCGGTCTGGCCCGTGAGCCGCGCACCGATCACGCGCGGGGCCTGAGCGCGCTGACGACCGTACGGGCCTCGCAGGCGGCGGGCCGCCAGCGCGCGGGCCGGGCGGGGCGCGAGGCGCCGGGGACGGTCTACCGCTGCTGGGACCGGGCCGAGGACGGCCGGCTCGCCCGCTTCCCGTCCCCGGAGATCCGGGTGGCCGATCTGACCGCTTTCGCCCTCCAGGCGGCCTGCTGGGGCGATCCGGACGCCTCGGGGCTCGCGCTGCTGGACGCGCCGCCGGAGGGGGCGATGGCCGCCGCCCGCGAGGTCCTCGCCGCGGTCGGCGCGGTCGGTCCGGACGGCCGGGTCACCGAGCGGGGCGTGCGGATGTCCCGGCTCGGGCTGCATCCCCGGCTGGCGAGGGCGCTGCTGGACGGGGCGGCCGAGGTCGGCGGGCGCCGGGCCGCCGAGGTGGTGGCGCTGCTGAGCGAGGAACCGCCCCGCGCGTACGGGGACGACCTGGCGGCCGCGCTGCGCACCGCCCGCCGGGGCCAGGACACCTACGCGGGTCGCTGGCGCCAGGAGGTGCGGCGCCTGTCGTCCTCCTCGAAGGGCGAGGGCGGCGGCCGGCCCGTCGCGGACGACACGGCGGTGGGCCTGGTCGCGGCGCTGGCGTTCCCGGAGCGGGTGGCGCGGGCACGGGGCGGCGGGGCGTTTCTGATGGCGTCGGGCACGGGCGCCGAGCCGGGCGAGGGCTCCGGGCTGCGCGGTGCTTCCTGGCTGGCCGTCGCGGTCGCGGACCGGCCGGCGCACGCGGCGTCCGCCCGGGTGCGGCTCGCGGCCGTCGTCGACGAGGACACGGCGCGCCTGGCGGCCGGGCATCTGCGGTTCGCGGGCGAGGAGGTCCGCTGGGACGGCCGGGACGTGGTGGCCCGGCGGGTGGAGCGGCTGGGTGCGGTCGAGCTGGCGGCGCGCCCGCTGAAGCAGCCGGACCCGGCGCTGGTCCGCGAGGCCCTGGTGGAGGGGCTGCGACGGGAGGGTCCGGGGCTGCTGCGCTGGAGCCGGGACGCGGGGCAGTTGCGGGAGCGGCTGGCGTTCCTGCACCGGGTGCTGGGTGAGCCGTGGCCGGATGTGTCGGACGGGGCGCTGCTGGCGGACCCCGGGGCCTGGCTGGAGCCGGAGCTGTCACGGGCCCGGCGCCGCTCCGACCTGGCCGCGATCGACGCGGGGCAGGCGCTGCGCAGGCTGCTGCCGTGGGCGACGGGTGAGGCGGTGCGGCTGGACGAGCTGGCGCCGGAGCGGATCGGGGTGCCGAGCGGTTCGCGGATCCGGGTGGAGTACGGCGGGGACCAGCCGGTGCTCGCGGTGAAGCTCCAGGAGCTGTTCGGCCTCCAGGAGACCCCGGCGGTGGCGGGCGTGCCGGTCCTGGTCCATCTGCTCTCCCCCGCCGGGCGGCCCGCCGCCGTGACGGCGGACCTGGCGTCGTTCTGGCGCGAGGGCTACAAGGCCGTGCGGGCGGAGCTGCGCGGCCGCTATCCGAAGCACCCGTGGCCACAGGACCCGACGACGGTGGAGGCGACCCGGTTCACGAAGGCGCGGCCGAAGCGGGACTGA
- a CDS encoding methyltransferase domain-containing protein: MSQEMYAAEPEATRRSAGTTESSRASRGWWDRNADEYQSDHGAFLGDDRFVWGPEGLDEAEAGLLGPAAALKGLDVLEIGAGAAQCSRWLAARGARPVALDLSHRQLQHALRIGEDVPLVEADAGRLPFRDASFDLACSAYGAVPFVAEPVQVFREVHRVLRPGGRWVFSVTHPIRWAFPDEPGPEGLSVAASYFDRTPYVEQDERGDAVYVEHHRTLGDRVRDVVAGGFRLVDLVEPEWPAWNDQEWGGWSPLRGNLIPGTAIFVCERG; this comes from the coding sequence ATGAGCCAAGAGATGTACGCCGCCGAACCCGAGGCGACACGCCGCAGCGCCGGAACCACCGAGAGCAGCCGGGCCAGCCGCGGCTGGTGGGACCGCAACGCCGACGAGTACCAGAGCGACCACGGCGCCTTCCTCGGCGACGACCGCTTCGTCTGGGGCCCGGAGGGGCTGGACGAGGCCGAGGCCGGGCTGCTGGGCCCCGCCGCCGCGCTGAAGGGGCTCGACGTCCTGGAGATCGGCGCCGGCGCGGCGCAGTGCTCGCGCTGGCTGGCCGCGCGGGGCGCCCGCCCCGTCGCCCTGGACCTCTCCCACCGCCAGCTCCAGCACGCCCTGCGCATCGGCGAGGACGTCCCCCTGGTCGAGGCCGACGCCGGGCGGCTGCCGTTCCGCGACGCCTCCTTCGACCTGGCGTGCTCCGCCTACGGCGCGGTGCCCTTCGTCGCCGAACCGGTCCAGGTCTTCCGCGAGGTCCACCGCGTGCTGCGCCCCGGCGGGCGCTGGGTCTTCTCCGTGACGCACCCCATCCGCTGGGCCTTCCCCGACGAGCCGGGGCCCGAGGGCCTGTCGGTCGCCGCCTCCTACTTCGACCGCACGCCCTACGTCGAGCAGGACGAGCGCGGCGACGCGGTGTACGTGGAGCACCACCGCACGCTGGGCGACCGGGTGCGGGACGTGGTCGCGGGCGGCTTCCGGCTGGTGGACCTGGTCGAGCCGGAGTGGCCCGCCTGGAACGACCAGGAGTGGGGCGGCTGGTCTCCGCTGCGCGGCAACCTGATCCCGGGAACCGCGATCTTCGTCTGCGAGCGCGGCTGA
- the rpsA gene encoding 30S ribosomal protein S1, with protein MTSSTETTATTPQVAVNDIGDADAFLAAIDETIKYFNDGDIVDGVIVKVDRDEVLLDIGYKTEGVIPSRELSIKHDVDPNEVVKVGDEIEALVLQKEDKEGRLILSKKRAQYERAWGTIEKIKEEDGIVTGTVIEVVKGGLILDIGLRGFLPASLVEMRRVRDLQPYVGKELEAKIIELDKNRNNVVLSRRAWLEQTQSEVRQTFLTTLQKGQVRSGVVSSIVNFGAFVDLGGVDGLVHVSELSWKHIDHPSEVVEVGQEVTVEVLDVDMDRERVSLSLKATQEDPWQQFARTHQIGQVVPGKVTKLVPFGAFVRVDEGIEGLVHISELAERHVEIPEQVVQVNDEIFVKVIDIDLERRRISLSLKQANEAFGGDPASVEFDPTLYGMAASYDDQGNYIYPEGFDPETNDWLEGFEAQREVWETQYAEAQQRFEQHQAQVIKSREADEAAAAEGAAAPAGNAPAASGGSGGGSYSSESSDNSGALASDEALAALREKLAGGQS; from the coding sequence ATGACGAGCAGCACCGAGACCACCGCCACCACTCCGCAGGTTGCGGTCAACGACATCGGCGACGCGGACGCGTTCCTCGCGGCGATCGACGAGACGATCAAGTACTTCAACGACGGCGACATCGTTGACGGTGTCATCGTCAAGGTTGACCGGGACGAGGTTCTCCTCGACATCGGTTACAAGACCGAAGGTGTCATCCCGAGCCGCGAGCTCTCGATCAAGCACGACGTCGACCCGAACGAGGTCGTCAAGGTCGGTGACGAGATCGAGGCCCTGGTTCTCCAGAAGGAGGACAAGGAAGGCCGCCTGATCCTCTCGAAGAAGCGCGCTCAGTACGAGCGTGCCTGGGGCACCATCGAGAAGATCAAGGAAGAGGACGGCATCGTCACCGGTACCGTCATCGAGGTCGTCAAGGGTGGTCTCATCCTCGACATCGGCCTCCGTGGCTTCCTGCCGGCGTCGCTCGTCGAGATGCGTCGCGTCCGCGACCTCCAGCCGTACGTGGGCAAGGAGCTCGAGGCCAAGATCATCGAGCTGGACAAGAACCGCAACAACGTGGTCCTGTCCCGCCGTGCCTGGCTCGAGCAGACCCAGTCCGAGGTCCGCCAGACGTTCCTCACGACCCTCCAGAAGGGTCAGGTCCGCTCCGGCGTCGTCTCCTCGATCGTCAACTTCGGTGCCTTCGTGGACCTGGGTGGCGTCGACGGTCTGGTGCACGTCTCCGAGCTGTCCTGGAAGCACATCGACCACCCCTCCGAGGTCGTCGAGGTCGGCCAGGAGGTCACCGTCGAGGTCCTCGACGTCGACATGGACCGCGAGCGCGTGTCCCTGTCGCTCAAGGCGACGCAGGAAGACCCGTGGCAGCAGTTCGCCCGTACGCACCAGATCGGGCAGGTCGTCCCCGGTAAGGTCACCAAGCTCGTTCCGTTCGGTGCGTTCGTCCGCGTCGACGAGGGCATCGAGGGCCTGGTCCACATCTCCGAGCTGGCCGAGCGCCACGTGGAGATCCCGGAGCAGGTCGTCCAGGTCAACGACGAGATCTTCGTCAAGGTCATCGACATCGACCTCGAGCGCCGTCGCATCAGCCTCTCGCTGAAGCAGGCCAACGAGGCCTTCGGCGGCGACCCGGCCTCGGTCGAGTTCGACCCGACCCTGTACGGCATGGCCGCGTCCTACGACGACCAGGGCAACTACATCTACCCCGAGGGCTTCGACCCCGAGACCAACGACTGGCTCGAGGGCTTCGAGGCTCAGCGCGAGGTCTGGGAGACCCAGTACGCCGAGGCGCAGCAGCGCTTCGAGCAGCACCAGGCCCAGGTCATCAAGTCCCGCGAGGCCGACGAGGCCGCTGCCGCCGAGGGCGCTGCCGCCCCCGCCGGCAACGCCCCGGCCGCCTCGGGCGGCAGCGGCGGCGGCTCCTACTCCTCGGAGTCCTCGGACAACTCCGGCGCCCTGGCGTCGGACGAGGCCCTGGCCGCGCTCCGCGAGAAGCTGGCGGGCGGCCAGAGCTGA
- a CDS encoding DUF4184 family protein, producing MPFTLSHAAAVLPGIRRDGSGRGPLLASALVAGSFAPDLTYFADSVIPGAMEFGEVTHAVWGVFTVDVLITAVVLALWLLLRDPVVALLPERWRGRVHTWLRGARPATGPGRRALRVRDGAWFVVSAALGSASHVVWDAFTHHDRWGVRLVPGLDGSVGGLPVFTLVQYGTSAPALLLLAWFTVSGLRRTGERPVPPAVPVLDLRTRRWALAAIGLCVLLGIAHRCARWYAYFGHIDTPLDIIPTACFGAGAGLAAGLLMYAAAVRLTPVRRDAAGTGRGLSEEPGPGRKRSVGR from the coding sequence ATGCCCTTCACGCTCAGCCACGCCGCCGCCGTGCTCCCCGGGATACGGCGCGACGGCTCGGGCCGCGGCCCGCTGCTCGCCTCGGCCCTCGTCGCCGGGTCGTTCGCCCCCGACCTGACCTACTTCGCGGACTCGGTGATTCCGGGCGCCATGGAGTTCGGCGAGGTCACCCACGCGGTGTGGGGCGTGTTCACCGTGGATGTCCTGATCACGGCCGTGGTCCTCGCGCTGTGGCTGCTGCTGCGCGACCCCGTGGTGGCGCTGCTGCCGGAGCGGTGGCGGGGGCGCGTGCACACCTGGCTGCGCGGCGCGAGGCCCGCAACGGGCCCCGGACGGCGGGCACTTCGCGTGCGGGACGGCGCGTGGTTCGTGGTGTCGGCGGCTCTCGGCTCCGCCAGCCATGTGGTGTGGGACGCCTTCACGCACCACGACCGCTGGGGCGTGCGGCTGGTGCCGGGGCTCGACGGCAGCGTGGGCGGGCTCCCCGTCTTCACCCTCGTCCAGTACGGCACTTCGGCCCCGGCCCTGCTGCTGCTCGCCTGGTTCACGGTGTCGGGGCTGCGGCGGACCGGGGAGCGGCCGGTGCCCCCGGCCGTACCGGTCCTGGACCTGCGCACCCGGCGATGGGCGCTCGCCGCCATCGGGCTGTGCGTCCTGCTGGGCATCGCCCACCGGTGCGCCCGCTGGTACGCCTACTTCGGGCACATCGACACGCCGCTCGACATCATCCCGACGGCCTGCTTCGGCGCGGGCGCCGGCCTCGCGGCCGGGCTCCTGATGTACGCGGCGGCGGTGCGGCTCACCCCCGTACGCCGGGACGCGGCCGGCACCGGCCGGGGCCTGTCCGAAGAGCCGGGCCCCGGCCGGAAGCGGTCAGTGGGCCGCTGA
- a CDS encoding lytic murein transglycosylase codes for MAAQFGRRLYRGAATTAVAAAAVAALSASQAPGSPLVAADGDHSSAGAATPAEQGGGGGGVSGDSPYYTDLPPLNTPDKPGSSANLPVTGSAESGIPASVLAAYKKAQETVAGTDAACRLPWQLLAAIGKVESGQARGGRVDAQGTTLTPILGPALDGNGFALIKDTDNGAYDGDRTHDRAVGPMQFIPSTWATWGQDGNGDGRKDPNNVYDAALAAGRYLCAGSRDLSTATDLDRAVLSYNHSDVYLRTVRSWFSYYNRGTHEVPDGTGALPAGPTSRNPGGSPSGGPSTTPSPTPSPSKTPKPGGSEKPTKPSDPSAEPSKPGDLGKPPTHTPTPAPSPSKSVTALQNDGTGTLTATAGDTFDGRVQVRARDGLGAPVAKAKVTFTLSGDTDTVFDGGFTSVTLQTGADGKASSPLLHAGEKTGEFTVRATVEGTSVATSFKATVTARQADALARTGTTELSAVAGQTFDDITVAATYKGKAAAKVAVTATMITDGLVPVENDKGPYCTNDAGDPVRSIVLTTDADGKLKLPTFYADGPAGTYKLRLTTEGGATTVIKLTVEERTASAAS; via the coding sequence ATGGCAGCGCAATTCGGTCGCCGACTGTACAGAGGGGCGGCCACCACCGCCGTGGCAGCCGCCGCGGTGGCGGCACTCTCCGCCTCGCAGGCCCCGGGGTCCCCGCTGGTCGCGGCGGACGGTGACCACTCGTCCGCCGGTGCGGCGACACCTGCCGAACAGGGCGGCGGTGGCGGCGGTGTCTCCGGCGACTCGCCGTACTACACGGACCTGCCCCCGCTCAACACGCCGGACAAGCCCGGGAGTTCCGCCAATCTTCCGGTGACGGGCAGTGCCGAGTCGGGCATACCCGCCTCCGTCCTGGCGGCGTACAAGAAGGCCCAGGAGACCGTCGCGGGCACGGACGCCGCCTGCCGGCTGCCGTGGCAGCTGCTCGCCGCGATCGGCAAGGTCGAGTCCGGGCAGGCCCGGGGCGGCCGGGTCGACGCGCAGGGCACCACGCTCACCCCGATCCTCGGTCCCGCCCTCGACGGCAACGGCTTCGCGCTGATCAAGGACACCGACAACGGCGCCTACGACGGGGACCGGACGCACGACCGCGCGGTCGGCCCGATGCAGTTCATCCCGTCCACCTGGGCGACCTGGGGCCAGGACGGCAACGGCGACGGCCGCAAGGACCCCAACAACGTCTACGACGCCGCGCTCGCCGCCGGGCGCTACCTCTGCGCCGGCTCCCGCGACCTGTCGACCGCCACCGACCTTGACCGGGCGGTCCTCAGCTACAACCACTCCGACGTGTATCTGCGTACGGTCCGCTCCTGGTTCTCGTACTACAACCGCGGCACGCACGAGGTCCCCGACGGCACCGGCGCCCTGCCGGCCGGCCCGACCAGCCGGAACCCGGGCGGCAGTCCGAGCGGCGGCCCCTCGACGACGCCGTCCCCGACGCCCTCGCCGTCGAAGACCCCGAAGCCGGGCGGTTCCGAGAAGCCCACGAAGCCGTCCGACCCGAGTGCCGAGCCGTCCAAGCCGGGCGACCTCGGCAAGCCGCCGACGCACACCCCGACTCCGGCGCCCAGCCCCTCCAAGTCCGTGACCGCGCTGCAGAACGACGGCACCGGCACCCTGACCGCCACCGCCGGCGACACGTTCGACGGGCGGGTACAGGTGCGGGCGCGCGACGGCCTCGGCGCCCCCGTCGCCAAGGCGAAGGTGACCTTCACCCTCAGCGGTGACACCGACACCGTGTTCGACGGCGGCTTCACGTCCGTCACGCTCCAGACCGGGGCCGACGGCAAGGCGTCCTCCCCGCTCCTGCACGCGGGCGAGAAGACCGGCGAGTTCACCGTGCGGGCCACCGTCGAGGGCACCTCGGTCGCCACGAGCTTCAAGGCGACCGTCACCGCCCGCCAGGCCGACGCCCTCGCCCGGACCGGCACCACCGAGCTGAGCGCCGTCGCGGGCCAGACCTTCGACGACATCACGGTCGCCGCCACCTACAAGGGCAAGGCCGCCGCCAAGGTCGCCGTCACCGCCACCATGATCACCGACGGCCTCGTACCGGTCGAGAACGACAAGGGCCCGTACTGCACGAACGACGCCGGTGACCCCGTCCGCAGCATCGTGCTGACCACCGACGCCGACGGGAAGCTGAAGCTGCCGACGTTCTACGCCGACGGCCCGGCCGGTACGTACAAGCTGCGCCTCACCACCGAGGGCGGCGCGACCACGGTCATCAAGCTGACCGTCGAGGAGCGCACGGCCTCCGCCGCCTCCTGA
- a CDS encoding PAC2 family protein, which translates to MPDPQSLYEWEPKGLAVVDMALAQESAGLVMLYHFEGYIDAGETGEQIVDGLLESLPHQVVARFDHDRLIDYRARRPLLTFKRDRWSAYETPTLDVRVVQDATGAPFLLLSGPEPDVEWEKFAAAVEQIVERLGVRLAVNFHGIPMGVPHTRPVGITPHGNRTDLMPGHRSPFDEAQVPGSAEALVEYRLMEAGHDVLGVAAHVPHYVARSAYPDAALTALEAITAATGLVLPAVAHSLRTEAHRTQTEIDRQIGQGDEELVSLVEGLEHQYDAVAGAETRGNLVAEPADLPSADEIGLEFEKFLAEREGDA; encoded by the coding sequence GTGCCTGATCCGCAGAGTTTGTACGAATGGGAGCCGAAGGGCCTGGCTGTCGTCGACATGGCGCTCGCCCAGGAGTCGGCCGGCCTGGTCATGCTCTACCACTTCGAGGGCTACATCGACGCGGGTGAGACGGGTGAGCAGATCGTCGACGGCCTGCTCGAATCGCTGCCGCACCAGGTCGTGGCCCGCTTCGACCACGACCGCCTGATCGACTACCGCGCCCGCCGCCCGCTGCTCACGTTCAAGCGGGACCGCTGGTCGGCGTACGAGACCCCGACCCTGGACGTCCGCGTCGTGCAGGACGCCACGGGCGCGCCGTTCCTGCTGCTGTCCGGCCCCGAGCCGGACGTGGAGTGGGAGAAGTTCGCCGCCGCCGTCGAGCAGATCGTCGAACGGCTCGGCGTCCGCCTCGCGGTCAACTTCCACGGCATCCCGATGGGAGTCCCGCACACCCGTCCCGTCGGTATCACCCCGCACGGCAACCGCACCGACCTGATGCCCGGCCACCGCAGCCCCTTCGACGAGGCACAGGTGCCCGGCTCCGCCGAGGCGCTCGTCGAGTACCGGCTGATGGAGGCGGGCCACGACGTGCTGGGCGTCGCCGCCCATGTGCCGCACTACGTCGCCCGCTCCGCCTACCCCGACGCGGCGCTCACCGCACTGGAGGCGATCACCGCCGCCACCGGCCTGGTCCTGCCGGCCGTCGCGCACTCCCTGCGCACCGAGGCGCACCGCACCCAGACGGAGATCGACCGCCAGATCGGCCAGGGCGACGAGGAACTGGTCTCGCTGGTCGAGGGCCTTGAGCACCAGTACGACGCGGTCGCGGGCGCGGAGACCCGGGGCAACCTGGTCGCCGAGCCGGCGGACCTGCCGTCCGCCGACGAGATCGGCCTGGAATTCGAGAAGTTCCTCGCCGAGCGCGAGGGCGACGCCTGA